From Cellulosimicrobium cellulans, the proteins below share one genomic window:
- a CDS encoding tetratricopeptide repeat protein yields MSEPTQPAFDVRGAVDLSALTRPQSPPPGEEGGAPAAGGYVVDVTDETFGQLVQDSTQYPVVVLLWIPTDQANAQLGTDLGALADEYAGRFLLARVDAQAYPQITAAFQVQGVPTVVAVLQGQPVPLFQGAAPAEQVRSVIEQVLQAAEANGVTGRAPSQGGDGEPVPAEPAPEPEPELPPLHQEAYDAIERDDLDAAVAAYEKAIKQDPRDALAVAGLAQVRLLQRTRDADLATVRAAAADAPGDVDAQLAIADLDVLGGHVDDALGRLLDLLPGADADGKEKLRVRLLDYFEVVGPTDPRVGKARQRLAISLY; encoded by the coding sequence ATGAGCGAACCTACCCAGCCCGCGTTCGACGTGCGCGGAGCGGTCGACCTGTCCGCGCTGACCAGGCCGCAGTCCCCTCCTCCCGGGGAGGAGGGCGGCGCCCCGGCGGCAGGCGGCTACGTCGTCGACGTCACGGACGAGACGTTCGGCCAGCTCGTCCAGGACTCGACGCAGTACCCGGTCGTGGTCCTGCTCTGGATCCCGACCGACCAGGCGAACGCGCAGCTCGGCACCGACCTCGGCGCGCTCGCCGACGAGTACGCGGGCCGCTTCCTCCTGGCCCGCGTCGACGCCCAGGCCTATCCGCAGATCACGGCGGCGTTCCAGGTGCAGGGCGTCCCGACCGTCGTCGCCGTCCTCCAGGGCCAGCCGGTGCCGCTGTTCCAGGGCGCCGCTCCCGCCGAGCAGGTGCGCTCGGTGATCGAGCAGGTCCTTCAGGCCGCCGAGGCGAACGGTGTCACCGGCCGCGCGCCGTCCCAGGGCGGCGACGGCGAGCCCGTGCCCGCCGAGCCCGCCCCGGAGCCGGAGCCGGAGCTGCCGCCGCTGCACCAGGAGGCGTACGACGCGATCGAGCGCGACGACCTCGACGCCGCCGTCGCGGCCTACGAGAAGGCGATCAAGCAGGACCCGCGCGACGCGCTCGCCGTCGCCGGGCTCGCGCAGGTCCGCCTCCTCCAGCGCACGCGCGACGCCGACCTCGCCACCGTCCGCGCCGCGGCCGCGGACGCGCCGGGGGACGTCGACGCGCAGCTCGCCATCGCCGACCTCGACGTCCTCGGCGGCCACGTCGACGACGCGCTGGGCCGCCTGCTCGACCTCCTCCCCGGCGCCGACGCCGACGGCAAGGAGAAGCTCCGCGTGCGCCTCCTCGACTACTTCGAGGTCGTCGGCCCCACCGACCCCCGCGTCGGCAAGGCCCGCCAGCGCCTCGCGATCAGCCTCTACTGA
- the glgB gene encoding 1,4-alpha-glucan branching protein GlgB, with translation MTGPADSATPPPVVVPADALAAAASGRTFDPHAVLGPHLAPDADDARAVVRVLRPLADEVVVVTTDGEHAAAHEQDGVWAAVVPVHQDADGTRHAPDYRVRARYGHEATTTDDPYRFLPALGEVDLHLLREGRHEELWRVLGANLRTYPSALGDTTGTAFAVWAPNARAVRVIGDFNGWGATHPMRSLGSSGVWELFVPGVGAGARYKYEILGPDGSWRQKADPLAKAAEVPPATASIVVESQFAWTDDAWLAARAAHDPHTQPLSIYEVHLGSWRQGLSYRDLAEQLTAYVVEQGFTHVELLPVAEHPFGGSWGYQVTGYYAPTSRFGHPDDFRYLVDRLHASGVGVVVDWVPAHFPRDEWALARFDGTPCYEHADPLRGEQPDWGTFVFDFGRNEVRNFLVANATYWLEEFHVDALRVDAVASMLYLDYSRGPGQWHPNVHGGRENLEAIAFLQEANATAYRRTPGVMMIAEESTAWPGVTRPTSAGGLGFGLKWNMGWMNDSLRYVAEEPINRRYHHHEITFSMVYAYSEQFVLPISHDEVVHGKGSLYGKMPGDDWQKRAGVRAFLAYQWSHPGKQLLFMGSEIGQHTEWNEGRSLDWDGLAADPGRQGVQRAVRDLNALYRATPALWELDHDPAGFEWLDADDADHNVLAYVRRGRDGGEVAVVVNFAGTPHEGYRVALPSGGAWREVLNTDAEVYGGSGVGNLGEVEAEPVPWKGRAHSATLRLPPLGALYLVPSQR, from the coding sequence ATGACCGGGCCAGCCGACTCCGCCACCCCGCCCCCCGTCGTCGTGCCCGCGGACGCGCTCGCCGCCGCGGCGTCCGGCCGTACGTTCGACCCGCACGCCGTGCTCGGCCCGCACCTGGCGCCCGACGCGGACGACGCGCGTGCCGTCGTGCGGGTCCTGCGCCCGCTCGCCGACGAGGTCGTCGTCGTCACGACCGACGGCGAGCACGCCGCCGCGCACGAGCAGGACGGCGTCTGGGCCGCCGTCGTCCCGGTGCACCAGGACGCCGACGGGACCCGGCACGCCCCTGACTACCGCGTCCGCGCGCGCTACGGCCACGAGGCCACCACGACCGACGACCCGTACCGCTTCCTGCCCGCGCTCGGCGAGGTCGACCTGCACCTCCTCCGCGAGGGCCGGCACGAGGAGCTGTGGCGCGTGCTGGGCGCCAACCTGCGCACGTACCCCAGCGCGCTCGGCGACACCACCGGCACCGCGTTCGCCGTCTGGGCGCCCAACGCGCGCGCCGTCCGCGTCATCGGCGACTTCAACGGCTGGGGCGCGACGCACCCGATGCGTTCGCTCGGCTCGAGCGGCGTCTGGGAGCTGTTCGTCCCCGGCGTCGGCGCGGGCGCGCGGTACAAGTACGAGATCCTCGGCCCCGACGGCTCGTGGCGCCAGAAGGCCGACCCGCTCGCCAAGGCGGCGGAGGTGCCGCCCGCGACGGCGAGCATCGTCGTCGAGTCGCAGTTCGCGTGGACCGACGACGCGTGGCTCGCCGCGCGCGCCGCCCACGACCCGCACACGCAGCCGCTGAGCATCTACGAGGTGCACCTGGGCTCGTGGCGCCAGGGCCTGTCCTACCGCGACCTGGCCGAGCAGCTCACCGCGTACGTCGTCGAGCAGGGCTTCACGCACGTCGAGCTCCTGCCCGTCGCCGAGCACCCGTTCGGCGGGTCGTGGGGCTACCAGGTCACCGGCTACTACGCGCCGACGTCACGGTTCGGGCACCCCGACGACTTCCGCTACCTCGTCGACCGCCTCCACGCCTCGGGCGTCGGCGTCGTCGTCGACTGGGTCCCGGCGCACTTCCCGCGCGACGAGTGGGCCCTCGCGCGTTTCGACGGCACCCCCTGCTACGAGCACGCCGACCCCCTGCGCGGGGAGCAGCCCGACTGGGGCACGTTCGTCTTCGACTTCGGGCGCAACGAGGTCCGCAACTTCCTCGTCGCCAACGCGACGTACTGGCTCGAGGAGTTCCACGTCGACGCGCTCCGCGTCGACGCCGTCGCGTCCATGCTCTACCTCGACTACTCCCGCGGCCCCGGGCAGTGGCACCCCAACGTGCACGGCGGGCGCGAGAACCTCGAGGCCATCGCGTTCCTCCAGGAGGCCAACGCCACGGCCTACCGACGCACGCCCGGCGTCATGATGATCGCCGAGGAGTCGACCGCGTGGCCCGGCGTGACCCGTCCGACGTCGGCCGGAGGTCTCGGGTTCGGGCTCAAGTGGAACATGGGCTGGATGAACGACTCCCTGCGCTACGTCGCGGAGGAGCCCATCAACCGGCGCTACCACCACCACGAGATCACCTTCTCGATGGTGTACGCCTACTCCGAGCAGTTCGTCCTGCCGATCAGCCACGACGAGGTCGTGCACGGCAAGGGCTCGCTCTACGGCAAGATGCCCGGCGACGACTGGCAGAAGCGCGCCGGCGTCCGCGCGTTCCTCGCCTACCAGTGGTCCCACCCCGGCAAGCAGCTCCTCTTCATGGGCAGCGAGATCGGCCAGCACACCGAGTGGAACGAGGGCCGCTCGCTCGACTGGGACGGCCTCGCGGCCGACCCCGGCCGGCAGGGCGTGCAGCGCGCCGTGCGCGACCTCAACGCCCTCTACCGCGCGACCCCCGCGCTCTGGGAGCTCGACCACGACCCCGCCGGCTTCGAGTGGCTCGACGCCGACGACGCCGACCACAACGTCCTCGCGTACGTCCGCCGCGGGCGCGACGGGGGCGAGGTCGCCGTCGTCGTGAACTTCGCCGGCACGCCGCACGAGGGCTACCGCGTCGCGCTGCCGTCGGGCGGAGCGTGGCGCGAGGTGCTCAACACCGACGCCGAGGTGTACGGCGGGTCGGGTGTCGGCAACCTCGGCGAGGTCGAGGCGGAGCCCGTCCCGTGGAAGGGTCGTGCGCACTCCGCGACCCTGCGCCTGCCCCCGCTCGGCGCGCTGTACCTCGTCCCGTCACAGAGGTAG